A single region of the Ascaphus truei isolate aAscTru1 chromosome 6, aAscTru1.hap1, whole genome shotgun sequence genome encodes:
- the AGTRAP gene encoding type-1 angiotensin II receptor-associated protein: MELPAVNLKAIVLAHWLLTVWACTANWLPSAYVWGNLTVLAVGIWAIAQRDSVDAIIMFLIGLMLTVITDIILFSLYFAAAEASVASSPLRDLFRFSAGMAILSLILKPLSCFFVYHMYRERGGEYNVNLGFLTVARDRNAYQSIDHLDVPTEQENKVPARSY, from the exons GCAATTGTATTAGCACATTGGTTGCTGACTgtatg GGCGTGTACAGCCAATTGGCTTCCTTCAGCCTATGTTTGGGGAAACCTCACTGTGTTGGCAGTAGGCATTTGGGCAATTGCACAGAGGGACTCTGTTGATGCAATCATTATG TTTCTGATTGGATTGATGCTCACAGTTATAACGGACATCATACTCTTTTCGTTATACTTTGCTGCTGCGGAGGCCAGCGTAGCTTCTAGTCCACTGCGAGATTTGTTTCGCTTCAGTGCTGGCATGGCCATTTTAAGCCTGATACTCAAACCTCTATCCTGCTTCTTCGTATATCACATGTACCGTGAGCGAGGTGGTGAGTACAATGTCAATCTAG GATTTCTTACTGTTGCACGGGATCGCAATGCTTACCAGTCCATTGATCATCTGGATGTTCCAACAGAACAAGAAAACAAAGTGCCTGCACGTTCTTATTAA